ATGCCGACCCGTACCCTGGCCGACAAAGCGCACATTTCCCAGCCCACCTGCCTGCGCCGCCTGCGCGACCTGCGCGAGGCCGGCATCATCAGCGCCGACGTCTCGCTGGTCGATCCCTTCGCGCTCGGCTACGGCATGCTGGCCTTCCTCGAAATCTCGCTCAACCACCAGTCCGACGAGCACATGCAGGAATTCGAACTGCGCATGAACAAGGAAGCCGAAGTCATGCAATGCTATTTCGTTTCCGGCGACTACGACTACTTCCTGGTGGTGCACGTGATCGACATGGATGCCTATTACCAGTTTGTGCGCCGGGTCATTTCAGGCTCCGGCAACGTCCGCCATTTCCAGTCGCGTTTTCCGATGAAGCGCGCCAAGTTCGTGACCCGGGTTGCCTTCGACGAAAAACCGGCGACGGTGGAAGTGCGCGCCGCCAAGTGACGCACTGCAACAGTGCGCCGACCGCTTCCTGAATACGGTTGAGCAAAAACCGCGCCATGTCTCCGGCGGGTGGTGCAGTCTACGAACGGCTAAAAAAAAGACCGATGCTGGCGACAGCATCGGTCTTTTTCATGGCATTGTCGCGGCGGTCGCTGCCGTGGCGGCAATCAAGCGATCGATCAGGTGCTTCAGGCTTGCACCGGACGCGGCAGGATCAGCGGCTGCGGCGCTTGCCGCGGCATGCCGGTAAACGCGAAATCGACTTCCGGCCGGCGCCCCGAGACGATCTCGGCGATGGCGCGGCCGGAGCCGCAGCCCATGGTCCAGCCGAGCGTGCCGTGGCCGGTATTGAGGAACAGGTTGCTGATCTTGCTCTTGCCGATGTAGGGCACGTTGGATGGCGTCATCGGCCGCAGGCCGGTCCAGTAAACCGGATTCTCGTAGTCGCAGCCGTCCGGGAACAGCTCGCGCGTACGGCGCGTAATCGCTTCGCAGCGGGTGGTGTTGAGCTCCCGCGTGTAGCCGTTCAGCTCGCAGGTGCCGGCCACGCGCAGGCGGTCGCCCAGGCGCGACACCACCAGCTTGTAGCCGTCGTCGGTCAGCGATACGCTGGGCGCCGCGTCCGGATTGGTGATCCGGTAAGTGGCCGAATAGCCCTTGCCCGGATAGATCATCAGGTCGATGCCGAGAGGCTTCAGCAGCGGCGTCGAGAAGCTGCCCATGGCGACCACGAAAGCGTCGGCATGCAGCACTTCGTGACGGCCGTCGGCATTGATGATTTCGACGCCGGTGATCTTGGCGCCGGCGCCGCTGCCTTCGGTGATCAGGCGGGTGACGCTGGTGTTGTACTGGAAATTGACGCCGGCTTCGGCAGCCTTGGCGGCCAGGCCCGAAGTGAATTTATAGACGTCGCCCGATTCGTCGGTCGCGGTATAGTCGCCGCCGACGATCTTGTCGCGGATGCGCGCCAGCGCCGGTTCGATCTTGATCACTTCATCGGCGCTGATCGAATCGCGCGGACAGCCGAGGTCGCGCATCAACTGGGCGGCCGGCAGCGAGATGTCGAATTCCTTTTGATCGGTATAGAAGTGCAGGATGCCGCGCGTCAGGCAATCGTAGTCGACGCCGGTGTCGGCGCGCACTGCCTGCAAGGTCTGGCGGCTGTATTCGCAGATGGCGACGATCTGGCGGATATTGTCATTGGTGCGCGCCGGCGTGCATTCGCGCAGGAAGTTGAGCGCCCATTTCCATTGCAGCCATTCCGGACGGAAGCGGTACAGCAAGGGCGCGTCTTCCTGCCCCAGCCATTTCAAGACCTTCAGCGGCGCCTGCGGGTTGGCCCAAGGCTCGGCGTGCGACACCGAAATCTGGCAGCCGTTGGCAAAGCTGGTTTCCTGGGCGGCGCCAGGCTGGCGTTCGATCACAGTGACATCGTGACCTTCCTTGTTGAGGAACCAAGCCGAAGAGGTTCCGATTACGCCAGCGCCCAATACAATTACTTTCATCTCATCTCCAAAAACCACCGTTTTTTAACCAGCTGCGCGTTGCAAGAACAGCCTTTTCAATAGCGCTATTGTAAGAAAACCGTGATTTTTTAGGCGATCAAAATGAGGCTAGAAATTTTTACTTTTGGCTACCGCATAGGTATTTATGATTGAAAAACAAAAAATTTATGTTAAATGTTTGTTTTTTTCAATTTTACTAATTCCAGAGTCACGGCCCGGGAAATGACTTCATCCAGGGTTTGGTGCAAGCCCTCGCGGATTTGCGCCGCCATGCCTTCCACCGCGGTCTGCAAGACATCGGCCAGGCCGTCGCGCACACGCTGCTCGATAACGAAATCGATACGGTCCTGAAGCTGCTGTAGCACTTTTTCCCTGACCTCTGCCTCCAGCCGCTCCCAATCGTGCTGGCTGAGGATGGCTTCGCGCTGCGGCACAGGAAGTTCAAAATTCTCCGGATCGTCCGTCACGGCGAAGGCCGCGGGTGCTGCGGCCGCTTTCGGCATGTCGATAATATCGGTCAAGGTCGGCAACGGAACAATGACCTCGGTCAACAAAGGGATATTGGCGTCAAGTTTTCCGGTGTTCATTGCTAGTTCCTTAACCTGGATTCAGGTTTATACATTTTCAGCGACAAAGTGCGTCAGTGGATAACCGCGTTGCTGGTAAAAGCGATAGCGCTCGCGGCCGGCGGCCTTGTCGTCCTCGGCCAGCGAGACGATTTCAAACATTCTTTCAAAGCGGGCGAAATGCTGCGGCGTCTTGCCGGACAGGTTGATCAGCATCTGGTGATGTGGCCACTCGGTCTCTTCGTCGGCGGCCAGGATCACCGGGGTTTGCGCGGCGAGCGGGTCGCCGGCGCGCACGTGCGGCAGGAAGTCATGTTCCGAAAACGTCCACAGCGTGCGGTCCAGCGTCGCCAGCTCGTCACCGTTGGCGGTCAGGATGACGATCTGGCGTTGTGCTGTTCGGGCTTTGCGCACCAGTCGGCAGGTGTACAGAAATTTGTCCGAAATATTGGTGTGAAAGTCGATTTGCGTCATTGATATAGGCAGTATGGTCAGGCCGCGCTTAAAAGCGGAATCCGGGCGGCGCGTTGCCGGCTGCTGGCGCGACATCGCCGCTGTTGGCGCTGGCGGCAGGAGCAGTGGTTTTGACGGCCGGGCCGGCGCTCGGCGCGGCGGCAACCGGCGCCGTATTGCGATAGGTTTTCGGCAAGCGGCTGGTTTCCGGATAGCCGGCTGCCGTCAGCGCGCTGCCCCAGTTACTGGAAGCAAATCCATTTTGCTTATCCCGGCCGATTGTCAATACTGGCAGCTGGTTTTCGTTGGTGATTTTGCGTAGCGC
The sequence above is a segment of the Collimonas sp. PA-H2 genome. Coding sequences within it:
- a CDS encoding Lrp/AsnC family transcriptional regulator; protein product: MSKHHTLDKVDRKLLNLLQRDNQMPTRTLADKAHISQPTCLRRLRDLREAGIISADVSLVDPFALGYGMLAFLEISLNHQSDEHMQEFELRMNKEAEVMQCYFVSGDYDYFLVVHVIDMDAYYQFVRRVISGSGNVRHFQSRFPMKRAKFVTRVAFDEKPATVEVRAAK
- a CDS encoding D-amino acid dehydrogenase, with amino-acid sequence MKVIVLGAGVIGTSSAWFLNKEGHDVTVIERQPGAAQETSFANGCQISVSHAEPWANPQAPLKVLKWLGQEDAPLLYRFRPEWLQWKWALNFLRECTPARTNDNIRQIVAICEYSRQTLQAVRADTGVDYDCLTRGILHFYTDQKEFDISLPAAQLMRDLGCPRDSISADEVIKIEPALARIRDKIVGGDYTATDESGDVYKFTSGLAAKAAEAGVNFQYNTSVTRLITEGSGAGAKITGVEIINADGRHEVLHADAFVVAMGSFSTPLLKPLGIDLMIYPGKGYSATYRITNPDAAPSVSLTDDGYKLVVSRLGDRLRVAGTCELNGYTRELNTTRCEAITRRTRELFPDGCDYENPVYWTGLRPMTPSNVPYIGKSKISNLFLNTGHGTLGWTMGCGSGRAIAEIVSGRRPEVDFAFTGMPRQAPQPLILPRPVQA
- a CDS encoding DNA polymerase III subunit chi, with the protein product MTQIDFHTNISDKFLYTCRLVRKARTAQRQIVILTANGDELATLDRTLWTFSEHDFLPHVRAGDPLAAQTPVILAADEETEWPHHQMLINLSGKTPQHFARFERMFEIVSLAEDDKAAGRERYRFYQQRGYPLTHFVAENV